From a single Fusobacterium ulcerans ATCC 49185 genomic region:
- a CDS encoding alpha/beta fold hydrolase, protein MKFSYIDEGKGETLVFIHSYLWDKEMWRPQIEELKKDFRCIAIDLPNHGESRNIVGNSSLDKIGKDISEFLKELKIEKYSYIGLSVGGMLAPYIYNLDKDKINKIIIMDSYVGEESLETKEVYFSMLDAIEKAKYIPDVLIEKIAPMFFSPSIDKSGVLYKTFVEKLRGIQEEKIEGIVKLGRVIFGRENALNLLSEIDKPTYFLVGEYDIPRPYNESVEMATYIKDCKVMKIKNAGHISNLENIEETNKILANILK, encoded by the coding sequence ATGAAATTTTCTTATATTGATGAAGGAAAAGGGGAAACTCTTGTATTTATTCATTCTTATCTTTGGGATAAAGAAATGTGGAGGCCTCAGATTGAAGAACTAAAAAAGGATTTCAGATGTATTGCGATTGATCTTCCAAATCATGGAGAATCTAGAAATATCGTTGGAAATTCTTCATTGGATAAAATAGGAAAGGATATTTCTGAATTTTTAAAGGAACTAAAAATTGAAAAATATTCATATATAGGGCTTTCAGTAGGAGGAATGTTAGCACCTTATATTTATAATCTTGATAAAGATAAGATAAATAAAATTATAATTATGGATTCATATGTTGGTGAAGAATCGCTTGAAACAAAAGAAGTATATTTTTCTATGCTGGATGCAATAGAAAAAGCTAAATACATTCCTGATGTACTTATAGAAAAGATTGCTCCTATGTTTTTTAGCCCTTCAATAGATAAATCAGGAGTATTATATAAAACTTTTGTTGAAAAATTAAGGGGAATACAGGAAGAAAAAATTGAGGGAATAGTAAAATTAGGGAGAGTAATTTTTGGAAGAGAAAATGCTTTGAATCTCTTAAGTGAAATAGATAAACCAACATATTTTTTAGTTGGTGAATATGATATTCCAAGACCATACAATGAATCTGTAGAAATGGCAACTTACATAAAAGATTGTAAAGTTATGAAAATAAAAAATGCAGGACATATTTCTAATTTAGAAAATATTGAAGAAACAAATAAAATATTAGCAAACATCTTAAAATAA